In one window of uncultured Fusobacterium sp. DNA:
- a CDS encoding RNA methyltransferase, producing the protein MEYINSLENNTVKKIKKLKQRKYREIEKKFLAEGRKFLDFDYEPELIILKEDYNNEEELKKIEKFECRKLIVSEKVFNELTSQENSQGVILVYSYCPSDLEKIENNILVLDKVQDPGNLGTIIRVADAAGFKDILLTKGSVDCYNEKCVRSSMGSIFNMNIIYLETEELLNFLVEKKYKLQVTALEKKSIAYTQMTLEEKNAVIFGSEGNGVSKEFLECADETIIIPIYGSAESLNVAMASGIILYKIRELMENKR; encoded by the coding sequence GTGGAATATATAAATAGTTTAGAAAATAATACAGTAAAAAAAATAAAAAAATTAAAACAAAGAAAATATAGAGAAATTGAAAAGAAATTTTTAGCAGAAGGACGAAAATTTTTAGATTTTGATTATGAGCCAGAGTTAATTATTTTAAAAGAAGATTATAATAATGAAGAGGAATTAAAAAAAATAGAGAAGTTTGAATGTAGAAAGTTAATAGTTAGTGAAAAAGTTTTTAATGAGCTAACTTCACAAGAAAACTCTCAAGGAGTTATTTTAGTTTATTCTTACTGTCCAAGTGATTTAGAAAAAATAGAAAATAATATATTAGTATTAGATAAAGTACAAGATCCAGGAAATCTAGGAACAATTATTAGAGTAGCTGATGCAGCTGGATTTAAAGATATTCTTTTAACTAAAGGAAGCGTAGATTGTTACAATGAAAAATGTGTAAGAAGTAGTATGGGCTCTATTTTTAATATGAATATTATTTATTTAGAAACAGAGGAACTTTTAAATTTTTTAGTAGAGAAAAAATATAAACTTCAAGTAACAGCTTTAGAAAAAAAATCAATTGCTTATACTCAAATGACACTTGAAGAAAAAAACGCTGTTATTTTTGGAAGTGAAGGAAATGGAGTAAGTAAGGAATTTTTAGAGTGTGCAGACGAAACTATTATAATTCCTATATATGGAAGTGCTGAATCCTTAAATGTGGCTATGGCATCTGGAATAATTCTATATAAAATAAGAGAGTTAATGGAAAATAAAAGATAA